The alpha proteobacterium U9-1i genome includes a region encoding these proteins:
- a CDS encoding lipid-A-disaccharide synthase, translating into MTKRVFLVAAEVSGDALGADLARVLKDRDASIQLAGVGGALMAAEGIKSQADISGLAVLGFVDGLLAYQRVKAAVAATVAAILDGKPDAVVLIDSWGFTLRVAQAVRAVAPEIKLIKYVGPQVWATRPGRARTLAATVDHLICIHDFEVPFYEPYGLACTVCGHPALGRFRQGDGDAFKRRQGFKARDRVLLVLPGSRPAEIRRIGPTLWRAAQELDSTRDDLRLVVVAASAVARAVKEQAPPSARIVDEREKEDAFAAATVALAASGTVTTEVALQGAPLVIGYQLGWITWALARAFLFKGKYATLMNVAADAEVAPELIQTRFTAANIVATAGPLLDDDDLREDQIRRQDEALAKMGRGGRPAAEIAADTVLAVMAQPRLPTAT; encoded by the coding sequence GTGACCAAGAGGGTCTTTCTCGTCGCCGCGGAAGTTTCCGGCGATGCACTTGGCGCCGACTTGGCGCGCGTATTGAAGGATCGAGACGCGTCAATCCAACTCGCCGGCGTGGGTGGCGCCCTGATGGCTGCCGAAGGCATCAAGAGCCAGGCCGACATTTCCGGTCTCGCCGTGCTTGGCTTCGTTGATGGCTTGCTGGCGTACCAGCGGGTGAAAGCGGCCGTGGCCGCGACCGTGGCGGCCATCTTAGATGGCAAGCCGGATGCCGTTGTTTTGATCGATTCATGGGGCTTTACGCTGCGTGTCGCGCAGGCCGTCCGTGCTGTGGCCCCCGAGATCAAACTCATCAAATATGTTGGCCCGCAGGTATGGGCGACGCGCCCCGGTCGCGCCAGAACGCTCGCCGCGACCGTTGATCACCTCATCTGCATCCACGATTTCGAGGTCCCGTTTTACGAGCCGTACGGATTGGCCTGCACCGTTTGTGGCCACCCTGCGCTGGGCCGCTTCAGGCAAGGCGACGGCGACGCCTTCAAACGTAGGCAAGGCTTCAAGGCAAGGGACCGGGTGCTGCTCGTGCTCCCCGGAAGCCGCCCAGCCGAAATCCGTCGCATCGGCCCAACGCTCTGGCGCGCGGCGCAAGAACTCGACAGCACGCGCGATGATCTTCGCCTGGTTGTCGTCGCCGCCAGCGCGGTCGCCAGGGCAGTAAAGGAGCAGGCGCCGCCGAGTGCGCGCATCGTCGACGAGCGCGAGAAAGAAGACGCCTTCGCTGCCGCTACCGTCGCGCTCGCCGCATCAGGCACAGTAACGACGGAAGTCGCGCTGCAGGGCGCGCCGCTCGTGATTGGGTATCAACTTGGTTGGATCACCTGGGCGCTGGCGCGCGCGTTCCTGTTCAAGGGCAAGTACGCAACGTTGATGAACGTTGCCGCCGACGCTGAAGTCGCGCCGGAACTCATCCAAACCCGCTTCACCGCCGCCAACATCGTCGCCACCGCAGGACCTCTGCTGGACGACGACGATTTACGCGAAGACCAAATCCGCAGGCAGGACGAAGCGCTCGCGAAAATGGGCCGTGGCGGCCGGCCGGCCGCCGAGATCGCTGCGGATACCGTACTGGCCGTGATGGCTCAGCCGCGCTTGCCGACCGCGACGTAA
- a CDS encoding acyl-[acyl-carrier-protein]--UDP-N-acetylglucosamine O-acyltransferase: MRIRGHESGPPGMTAKIHATAVVDKTAEFGVDVEIGPGCVIGPNVSLGDRTRLTAHVFIESHTSTGKDNVVFPFAVLGGTPQDLSYKGEPTRLEIGDNNVIREHASLHRGTVRGRSVTTIGDNCLIMGNCHVAHDCDVGNNVIMAQTATIGGHVKVGDFAFLGGLSGVHQFGRVGRYSFVGASALMTTDLIPFGSAIGNHAHLGGLNVVGLKRRGFSREQIHDLRAAYRMLFAEEGTFQERVEDCAQFYAKNPEVMEIVDFVRADAARPLCMPRD, translated from the coding sequence TTGCGAATTCGCGGCCATGAAAGCGGACCGCCCGGCATGACCGCAAAGATCCACGCCACCGCCGTGGTGGACAAAACCGCTGAGTTCGGCGTCGACGTCGAGATCGGTCCGGGATGCGTGATCGGCCCGAATGTAAGCTTGGGCGATCGCACGCGTCTCACGGCGCACGTGTTCATCGAAAGCCACACGAGTACGGGCAAGGACAACGTCGTCTTCCCGTTCGCGGTGCTAGGCGGCACGCCACAGGATCTCTCTTACAAAGGCGAGCCAACGCGGCTCGAAATCGGCGACAACAACGTCATCCGCGAGCACGCTTCGCTCCATCGCGGGACCGTGCGCGGCCGTTCAGTGACGACCATCGGCGACAACTGCCTGATCATGGGCAATTGTCACGTCGCCCATGATTGCGACGTCGGCAACAACGTCATCATGGCCCAAACCGCCACCATCGGCGGCCACGTGAAGGTTGGTGACTTCGCGTTCCTGGGTGGTCTTTCCGGCGTCCATCAATTTGGCCGCGTGGGTCGCTATTCGTTCGTCGGCGCATCGGCGCTGATGACGACCGACTTGATCCCGTTCGGATCAGCGATCGGCAACCACGCCCACCTCGGCGGTTTGAACGTCGTTGGCCTGAAGCGCCGTGGTTTCAGCCGCGAACAAATCCACGATCTCCGCGCCGCGTATCGGATGCTGTTCGCGGAAGAGGGCACTTTCCAGGAGCGCGTGGAGGATTGTGCGCAATTCTACGCGAAGAATCCCGAAGTGATGGAGATCGTCGATTTCGTTCGCGCCGACGCAGCGCGTCCGCTGTGCATGCCGCGAGACTAA
- a CDS encoding UDP-2,3-diacylglucosamine pyrophosphatase, whose amino-acid sequence MPAWRKLGIIAGAGELPVALAEHCAAEGASYFVARVAPFADEALETHPHDTHGLGEMGARIAAMKAAGCDAVVFVGKIPRTDLRTLNWDAGGMAMVPALAAAAPKGDDALLRAVLDEHAKQGFVIIGADQVMEGLAAPDGVWGKHAPSAGDLADMRLAARVAAAMGTFDVGQGVVACAGLILAVEAQEQTDAMLQRVATLPTDIRGGASARRGVLVKRPKPIQERRIDLPVIGVRTIEGAAAAGLAGVAVEAGGALAVRRAAIIAAADAAGLFVFGFTSADLDVT is encoded by the coding sequence ATGCCAGCATGGCGCAAGCTCGGGATCATCGCTGGCGCCGGTGAACTGCCTGTCGCGTTGGCCGAGCACTGCGCTGCCGAAGGCGCATCCTATTTTGTAGCTCGCGTTGCCCCGTTTGCGGATGAGGCGCTCGAAACCCATCCTCACGACACGCACGGGCTCGGCGAAATGGGCGCGCGCATCGCGGCGATGAAGGCCGCGGGCTGCGATGCTGTCGTGTTCGTCGGCAAGATACCGCGGACGGATTTACGTACGCTCAACTGGGATGCGGGCGGTATGGCGATGGTTCCCGCGCTCGCTGCCGCCGCGCCGAAAGGCGATGACGCCCTTTTGCGTGCGGTTCTGGATGAGCACGCCAAACAAGGCTTTGTGATCATCGGCGCGGATCAAGTGATGGAGGGGCTCGCCGCACCTGATGGCGTGTGGGGCAAGCATGCGCCAAGTGCGGGTGATCTGGCGGACATGCGCCTCGCCGCGCGCGTCGCCGCCGCCATGGGTACGTTCGACGTCGGCCAGGGCGTGGTCGCATGCGCGGGCCTTATTCTCGCCGTTGAAGCACAGGAACAAACCGACGCGATGCTGCAGCGCGTCGCGACGCTTCCCACTGACATTCGCGGCGGCGCCAGCGCGCGTCGTGGCGTTTTGGTGAAGCGCCCGAAGCCCATTCAGGAACGTCGCATTGACCTCCCGGTTATCGGCGTACGAACCATCGAAGGCGCCGCGGCCGCTGGCCTTGCTGGCGTGGCGGTTGAAGCGGGCGGTGCGCTCGCCGTGCGCCGTGCCGCGATCATCGCCGCCGCCGACGCCGCCGGTTTATTTGTCTTCGGGTTCACGTCCGCAGACTTGGACGTGACGTGA
- a CDS encoding UDP-3-O-[3-hydroxymyristoyl] glucosamine N-acyltransferase: MIDPRFYEALGPATVRALTPSGDIGGDAERKLMGVAPADEAGPGDLCYYEAKAKGAKPLESSPGACVIAPALAHLAPHAGALILSERPRATFARLSRLLARPRGFAAGAPAIDPTARIEVGARIGPGVVIGAGAQIGADAEIGPNSVIGAGVAIGRRSRVGARASIACALIGDDVHVLAGAVIGEAGFGMAASEQGPVDVPHFGRVIVQDRVTIGANCTIDRAVFGDTIIGEDAKIDNLCHVAHNCTIGRGALIAAFGGISGSTVLGDGVTLGGRVGIGDHRVIGARATLAGGAAVFKDVPEGETWTGYPAKPIRQWMREQAWLSRKVGARDAGE; encoded by the coding sequence ATGATCGACCCTCGTTTCTACGAAGCGCTCGGGCCGGCGACGGTCCGGGCGCTTACGCCTTCTGGCGATATCGGTGGCGATGCCGAGCGCAAGCTCATGGGCGTTGCGCCGGCCGACGAAGCTGGCCCCGGCGACCTTTGCTATTACGAAGCCAAGGCCAAGGGCGCAAAGCCGCTTGAGAGCTCGCCCGGCGCCTGCGTGATCGCGCCGGCGCTCGCGCACTTGGCGCCTCACGCCGGGGCGCTCATCCTCTCCGAACGCCCACGTGCGACTTTCGCACGCTTATCGCGGTTGCTGGCGCGGCCACGCGGTTTTGCGGCGGGCGCGCCAGCGATCGATCCCACAGCCCGCATTGAAGTTGGCGCCCGCATCGGTCCGGGCGTTGTCATCGGCGCAGGAGCCCAAATTGGCGCGGACGCCGAGATTGGCCCCAACAGCGTCATCGGCGCGGGTGTGGCTATTGGGCGCCGCTCTCGCGTCGGCGCGCGCGCGTCGATAGCGTGCGCGCTCATCGGCGATGACGTCCACGTTCTCGCCGGCGCCGTGATCGGAGAGGCGGGATTCGGCATGGCTGCGAGTGAGCAGGGGCCAGTCGACGTGCCGCATTTCGGGCGCGTTATCGTCCAAGACCGCGTCACCATAGGCGCCAATTGCACGATCGACCGCGCCGTTTTCGGCGATACTATCATCGGCGAAGACGCCAAGATCGATAACCTCTGCCACGTCGCACACAATTGCACGATCGGACGCGGCGCCTTGATCGCGGCGTTCGGCGGTATTTCGGGTTCGACGGTGCTAGGTGACGGCGTGACTTTAGGCGGCCGGGTCGGCATCGGAGACCACCGCGTCATTGGCGCCCGCGCGACGCTTGCGGGGGGCGCGGCGGTGTTTAAAGACGTGCCAGAAGGCGAAACATGGACCGGATATCCGGCCAAACCGATACGCCAATGGATGCGTGAGCAGGCGTGGTTGAGCCGCAAGGTGGGAGCGCGCGATGCAGGCGAATGA
- a CDS encoding SOS-response repressor and protease LexA yields the protein MLTAKQKELLLYIHERIKETGVSPSFDEMKEALDLASKSGIHRLITALEERGFLRRLPHRARALEVLKMPDSAAPAAPPRGRSNFRPSVVAAESRSSDGEGATLPILGKIAAGVPIEAVQNEIGRVSVPSDLDSRDHFALEVKGDSMIGAGILDGDVVVLKRSDSADSGDIVVALVDSEEATLKRLRKRGNSIALEAANPAYETRIFGPDRVRIQGKLVAMIRRYS from the coding sequence ATGCTGACGGCCAAGCAAAAAGAACTGCTCCTCTACATCCACGAGCGGATCAAAGAGACAGGCGTTTCTCCTTCGTTCGACGAGATGAAGGAGGCTCTGGATCTGGCTTCGAAGTCTGGCATCCACCGGCTGATTACCGCGCTGGAGGAGCGTGGTTTCCTGCGGCGTCTCCCGCACCGGGCCCGGGCGCTCGAAGTGCTGAAAATGCCAGATTCCGCCGCCCCAGCCGCCCCACCGCGCGGGCGCTCCAATTTCCGTCCCAGCGTCGTGGCCGCCGAGAGCCGTTCGAGCGATGGCGAAGGTGCGACGCTCCCCATTCTTGGCAAGATCGCCGCCGGCGTGCCGATCGAAGCCGTGCAGAACGAAATCGGCCGCGTTTCCGTGCCGTCCGATCTCGATAGCCGCGATCACTTCGCACTCGAGGTCAAAGGCGACTCCATGATTGGGGCGGGCATTCTCGACGGCGACGTTGTGGTGTTGAAGCGCAGCGATTCCGCCGATAGCGGTGACATCGTCGTGGCGTTGGTTGATAGCGAAGAAGCGACGTTGAAGCGCCTGCGTAAGCGCGGCAATTCGATCGCACTCGAAGCGGCGAACCCTGCTTACGAGACGCGCATTTTCGGCCCTGACCGCGTGCGCATCCAGGGCAAGCTGGTCGCGATGATCCGCCGTTATTCCTGA
- a CDS encoding citrate synthase, which produces MDSKLTKKPAATLTFDNKQIEVPVYGGSVGPDVLDIRKLYAQTGAFTYDPGFTSTASCESQITFIDGDEGVLLYRGYPIDQLAEQSSFLEVCYLLLHGDLPNEGQFKDFDRNITYHTMLHAQFDRFFEGFRRDAHPMAIMVGTVGALAAFYHDSTDINDPVQRTIASHRLIAKMPTIAARAFKYSIGQPFVSPRNEFDYASNFLRMCFAVPAEDYKVNPVMARAMDVFMILHADHEQNASTSTVRLAGSSGANPFACISSGIACLWGPAHGGANEAALQMLEEIGTVDKIPEFIRRVKDPNDDVRLMGFGHRVYKNYDPRAKAMQKLCHQVLKEVGAEDNPLLKVAVELERIALSDEYFIQRKLYPNIDFYSGITLRAMGFPSSMFTVLFALARTVGWIAQWTEMMEDDSQKIGRPRQIYTGAPKRDYVAVGKRG; this is translated from the coding sequence ATGGATAGCAAGCTCACCAAGAAGCCGGCGGCCACGCTGACATTCGATAACAAGCAGATTGAGGTGCCGGTGTATGGCGGCTCGGTCGGCCCCGATGTGCTCGATATCCGAAAGCTCTACGCCCAAACCGGCGCCTTCACTTACGATCCGGGCTTCACCTCAACAGCAAGCTGCGAGAGCCAGATCACCTTCATCGATGGCGATGAGGGCGTGCTGCTCTATCGCGGCTACCCGATCGATCAATTGGCCGAGCAATCGAGTTTCCTCGAAGTTTGTTATCTTCTGTTGCACGGCGATCTGCCGAACGAAGGCCAGTTCAAGGACTTCGATCGCAACATCACCTATCACACGATGCTGCACGCGCAGTTCGACCGCTTCTTCGAGGGCTTCCGCCGCGACGCGCACCCGATGGCGATCATGGTCGGCACGGTTGGCGCGCTGGCGGCGTTCTACCACGACAGCACCGACATCAACGATCCGGTGCAACGCACGATCGCCAGCCATCGCCTCATCGCCAAAATGCCGACGATCGCGGCGCGTGCATTCAAATATTCCATCGGCCAGCCTTTTGTGAGCCCGCGCAACGAATTCGACTATGCCTCGAACTTCCTGCGCATGTGCTTCGCGGTGCCGGCGGAGGACTACAAGGTGAACCCGGTCATGGCGCGCGCGATGGACGTGTTCATGATCCTTCACGCCGATCACGAGCAAAACGCGTCGACGTCGACGGTGCGACTGGCGGGCTCATCCGGCGCCAATCCGTTTGCCTGCATTTCCTCTGGCATTGCGTGCCTCTGGGGGCCAGCGCATGGCGGCGCCAACGAAGCGGCGCTGCAAATGCTCGAAGAGATCGGCACCGTCGATAAAATTCCGGAATTCATTCGCCGGGTGAAAGATCCAAACGACGATGTGCGTCTGATGGGCTTCGGCCACCGCGTCTATAAGAACTACGACCCGCGCGCGAAGGCGATGCAGAAGCTCTGCCACCAAGTGCTCAAGGAGGTCGGCGCTGAAGATAATCCGCTGCTAAAGGTGGCGGTTGAGCTGGAGCGCATTGCGCTGAGCGATGAGTATTTCATTCAACGCAAGCTTTACCCGAATATCGATTTCTATTCGGGCATCACGCTGCGCGCGATGGGCTTTCCCTCCTCCATGTTCACGGTGTTGTTCGCACTTGCACGCACCGTCGGGTGGATCGCGCAATGGACGGAGATGATGGAAGACGACAGCCAGAAGATTGGCCGTCCGCGCCAAATCTACACCGGTGCGCCGAAGCGGGATTACGTCGCGGTCGGCAAGCGCGGCTGA
- a CDS encoding indole-3-glycerol phosphate synthase — MNVLREIIAYKHQEVAARKVSRSLEELERLASAQAKPRGFHDALVACTDRPALIAEIKKASPSKGLIRVDFDPPALARAYAEGGATCLSVLTDAPSFQGHEDFLLAARAAVSLPVLRKDFMVDPWQIVESRALGADAILIIMAAVDDELALDLADEAQRFGMDALVECHDERELERALLLDARLIGVNNRSLVTFETSLETTERLAARVPKDRLLVAESGIFTPEDVARLRSAGAGAFLVGEALMRQKDVSAATRNLLTP, encoded by the coding sequence ATGAATGTGCTTAGGGAGATCATCGCCTATAAGCACCAGGAAGTCGCCGCGCGCAAAGTATCGCGCTCACTTGAAGAGCTTGAACGCTTGGCCAGCGCTCAAGCAAAGCCGCGGGGTTTCCATGATGCGCTCGTCGCGTGCACGGATCGCCCTGCCCTTATCGCTGAGATTAAGAAGGCAAGCCCGTCCAAGGGGCTCATCCGCGTCGATTTCGATCCGCCTGCACTCGCGCGCGCTTACGCCGAAGGCGGCGCCACCTGCCTCTCAGTGCTGACGGATGCGCCAAGCTTCCAAGGTCACGAAGACTTTCTGCTCGCAGCGCGGGCGGCGGTTTCGTTACCAGTGTTGCGCAAGGACTTCATGGTAGATCCCTGGCAGATTGTTGAGAGTCGCGCACTCGGCGCCGACGCGATCCTCATCATCATGGCCGCAGTCGACGATGAACTCGCGCTCGACCTCGCCGACGAGGCGCAGCGTTTCGGTATGGACGCGCTGGTCGAGTGCCACGACGAGCGCGAACTTGAACGCGCGCTTCTGCTCGATGCGCGATTGATAGGCGTCAACAATCGCTCCCTGGTGACGTTTGAAACCTCGCTCGAAACCACCGAACGGCTCGCAGCGCGCGTACCTAAGGATCGCCTGCTCGTCGCGGAATCCGGAATCTTCACACCAGAAGATGTCGCGCGCTTGCGGAGCGCCGGTGCAGGAGCGTTTCTCGTCGGTGAGGCTCTGATGCGGCAGAAGGACGTTTCGGCAGCGACCCGAAACCTGCTCACACCTTGA
- a CDS encoding 3-hydroxyacyl-[acyl-carrier-protein] dehydratase yields MQANDLTEKNKTTDDVIEIGEILRRLPHRYPFLLVDRAVDYIPNKSIRGIKNVTINEPFFPGHFPGAPVMPGVLQIEALAQTGALLMSKTLEADITKHLILFMSVENARFKRPVMPGDTMDMHVEVLFARRNIFKFRGRVEVRGELATDCEFAAMKADRPA; encoded by the coding sequence ATGCAGGCGAATGATCTGACCGAGAAGAACAAGACCACAGATGACGTGATCGAGATCGGCGAAATTTTGCGCCGGCTCCCGCATCGGTATCCTTTTTTGTTGGTTGATCGTGCAGTCGACTACATCCCAAACAAGTCGATCCGCGGCATCAAGAATGTCACCATCAACGAGCCGTTCTTTCCTGGGCACTTTCCCGGTGCGCCGGTGATGCCGGGCGTGTTGCAGATAGAGGCATTGGCGCAAACGGGCGCGTTGTTGATGTCGAAGACGCTAGAAGCCGACATCACTAAGCATCTGATCCTGTTCATGTCAGTCGAGAACGCGCGGTTCAAACGCCCGGTGATGCCGGGTGACACCATGGACATGCATGTCGAAGTGCTGTTCGCGCGCCGCAACATCTTCAAGTTCCGCGGCCGCGTCGAAGTGCGCGGCGAACTCGCGACTGATTGCGAATTCGCGGCCATGAAAGCGGACCGCCCGGCATGA
- a CDS encoding glutamyl-tRNA synthetase codes for MAVLPRARFFNLEPAFPELPAMSVVTRFAPSPTGFLHIGGARTALFNWLFAQATGGKYLLRIEDTDRARSTKEAIDAIVDGLDWLGLKPECEPVFQFARAPRHREAAAEMIERGTAFRCYMTPEEVEAARAEAHAEGRAIRSPWRDGGKPASVDAPFTVRLRAPDDGDVLNADLIQGDVRIKARDIDDLVLLRADSNPTYMLSVVVDDHDMGVTHVIRGDDHLTNAARQMPIFQAMGWTPPKFAHVPLIHGPDGAKLSKRHGAQAVHEYRDMGYLPEAMNAYLMRLGWSPGHDDIVTKEDAAPGFRLEQIGKAPARLDFTKLDNVNAHFLKLADDARLTQIVFEFIAGQREDWSVSDTGRTRIAAAIPVLKNRAKTVAELAGLTKFLLVERPLAPDEAAQKHLDPQMKLRLKRLKDRLSATPVWENTALAATLKAFATEEGVGMGQIGPGLRAALTGGAPAPDLGQTLEALGREESLARIADQT; via the coding sequence TTGGCCGTGCTACCACGCGCCCGCTTCTTCAATCTCGAACCGGCCTTCCCCGAACTGCCCGCAATGAGCGTCGTCACCCGTTTCGCCCCCTCGCCCACCGGCTTCCTGCACATTGGCGGCGCCCGCACGGCGCTTTTCAACTGGCTGTTCGCGCAAGCGACTGGCGGGAAGTACCTGCTCCGTATCGAAGATACAGACCGCGCGCGCTCCACCAAAGAGGCGATCGACGCCATTGTCGATGGGCTCGACTGGCTTGGGCTGAAGCCCGAGTGCGAGCCGGTGTTCCAATTCGCCCGCGCACCGCGCCACCGCGAAGCCGCGGCGGAGATGATCGAGCGGGGAACAGCGTTTCGTTGCTACATGACGCCAGAAGAGGTTGAGGCCGCACGGGCCGAAGCGCACGCAGAAGGCCGCGCGATCCGTTCGCCCTGGCGTGACGGAGGCAAGCCGGCGTCGGTGGATGCGCCGTTCACCGTGCGCTTACGGGCCCCCGATGATGGCGACGTGCTGAACGCCGATCTCATCCAAGGCGATGTGCGTATCAAGGCGCGCGACATTGACGACCTCGTGCTGCTCCGCGCCGACAGCAACCCGACCTACATGCTCTCGGTGGTCGTGGACGATCACGACATGGGCGTGACGCACGTGATCCGCGGCGACGATCATCTCACCAATGCGGCGCGGCAAATGCCAATCTTCCAAGCCATGGGCTGGACGCCGCCGAAGTTCGCGCATGTGCCTCTCATCCATGGACCCGATGGCGCCAAACTCTCAAAACGCCACGGCGCGCAGGCGGTGCATGAGTATCGCGACATGGGTTATTTGCCCGAAGCCATGAACGCGTATCTGATGCGCCTCGGCTGGAGCCCCGGACACGACGATATCGTGACAAAGGAAGACGCGGCGCCGGGCTTCAGACTGGAACAGATCGGCAAGGCGCCGGCGCGGCTCGATTTCACAAAGCTCGACAACGTCAACGCGCACTTCTTGAAACTCGCCGACGATGCGCGCCTCACGCAAATTGTATTCGAGTTCATCGCTGGCCAGCGCGAGGATTGGAGCGTCTCCGACACCGGACGTACACGCATCGCCGCTGCGATACCGGTGCTTAAGAATCGGGCAAAGACAGTGGCCGAGCTGGCGGGCCTTACAAAATTCCTGCTGGTGGAGCGTCCACTCGCGCCGGACGAGGCTGCGCAAAAGCACCTCGATCCCCAAATGAAGCTCAGGCTCAAACGCTTGAAGGATCGCTTGTCAGCGACGCCCGTTTGGGAAAATACAGCTTTGGCGGCGACGCTTAAGGCTTTTGCTACCGAGGAAGGCGTTGGAATGGGCCAGATTGGACCAGGACTACGCGCCGCTTTGACGGGCGGGGCGCCAGCGCCTGATCTGGGACAGACTTTGGAAGCATTGGGCCGCGAGGAATCGCTGGCCCGCATCGCGGATCAGACTTGA
- a CDS encoding DNA internalization-related competence protein ComEC/Rec2 — MRDVLAGAWAAQRDRWILWLPVATIAGAAFWLVAPTDPSIWLGAGLVVGAALLIAAGLLIAPGAELDLLRVVTVASASLALAAGLGIGAAQVRTHLAATPAIVGDEEPRGVEGWVIAVESSTAGPRLRLITRAIEGSEAVPRYVRVSVPAAGMLTPGRAARCFAVLAPPAGPMAPGAYDFARRAYFERLGATGFGFGRCRPAAFGAPPSWWDQQRLRLAALRWDLSETIQAASPGRGGAIAAALVSGDRSAIDTETNEALTNSGLGHLLSVSGIHMGVVGGLVFGALLWLFALIPPIALRWPVKKIAAIGALTSLAVYLVISGSSVPALRAFVMACVAFGAILLDRPAISMRGLALAALIVTLAFPESVLEPGFQMSFAATMALVALFEMSKRPASEPALPTPGPLIGALQWSSRSIGGVILISLVAGLATDPFAIYHFQRFSIYALPANLIAAPIMSFLVAPAAGVAAVLAPFGLADPAIELMSSALDLIAAIGQTFGVRPEAVRALPKPPDLAFLLCVLALLWASLWRGWVRCGALVFLAASVVTYARTPLPIAAFDGDLRAVFAQTETGAWTLLQRPGRSTYVRDRLGGMLGLSPAQLERIASPEACGETLCTLREGEFALVRSLEVVAAHCAPGAVLITTFNVSAPSTCPDALVIDPANRAQLGGGLIYAEADGFRIERAWPVHISRAWTPAQRSDDGQE, encoded by the coding sequence ATGCGCGACGTTTTGGCCGGCGCATGGGCAGCTCAACGCGATCGCTGGATCCTCTGGCTGCCGGTCGCGACCATCGCTGGCGCTGCGTTCTGGCTCGTCGCGCCCACCGATCCGTCGATCTGGCTCGGGGCGGGCTTGGTGGTTGGCGCGGCGCTGCTGATCGCCGCCGGCCTGCTGATCGCACCCGGCGCGGAACTCGATCTCCTGCGGGTCGTCACTGTTGCGTCCGCCAGCTTGGCGCTGGCAGCCGGGTTGGGGATTGGCGCGGCGCAAGTGCGCACGCATCTGGCCGCCACCCCTGCCATTGTTGGCGATGAGGAACCGCGCGGCGTCGAAGGTTGGGTGATTGCGGTTGAGTCGAGCACGGCGGGCCCGCGCCTACGCCTCATCACCCGCGCCATCGAGGGCAGCGAGGCCGTGCCGCGTTATGTGCGCGTGTCCGTTCCCGCAGCGGGCATGCTTACACCAGGGCGCGCCGCACGTTGCTTTGCTGTGCTTGCGCCGCCCGCTGGGCCGATGGCGCCGGGCGCCTACGATTTTGCGCGCCGCGCTTACTTCGAACGCCTCGGCGCGACGGGGTTCGGTTTTGGTCGCTGCCGTCCGGCTGCCTTCGGCGCGCCGCCCTCGTGGTGGGACCAACAACGTTTACGTCTGGCCGCGTTGCGCTGGGATTTGTCCGAGACAATCCAGGCCGCTTCGCCCGGCCGCGGCGGGGCCATCGCCGCTGCGCTTGTGTCCGGCGATCGCAGCGCGATCGACACCGAGACAAACGAAGCGCTCACCAATTCCGGCCTTGGACATCTTCTCTCTGTGTCCGGCATCCACATGGGCGTCGTCGGAGGATTGGTGTTTGGAGCGCTCCTCTGGCTGTTCGCTCTCATTCCACCGATTGCTTTGCGTTGGCCGGTGAAGAAAATCGCCGCGATCGGCGCACTGACGTCGCTTGCAGTATATCTTGTGATCTCTGGATCAAGCGTGCCGGCTTTGCGCGCGTTCGTGATGGCGTGCGTCGCCTTCGGCGCGATCCTGCTCGACCGACCGGCGATCTCAATGCGCGGTCTCGCGCTCGCGGCGCTCATCGTCACACTCGCGTTTCCGGAATCGGTGCTTGAGCCTGGCTTCCAAATGTCGTTCGCGGCGACGATGGCGCTGGTCGCGCTATTCGAGATGTCGAAACGTCCGGCGAGCGAACCGGCGTTGCCAACGCCCGGGCCGCTCATCGGCGCGCTGCAGTGGAGCTCGCGGTCTATTGGCGGCGTAATCCTGATCTCACTCGTCGCCGGTCTCGCGACCGATCCGTTTGCGATCTACCATTTCCAACGCTTCTCCATCTACGCGCTCCCCGCGAACCTGATCGCCGCGCCCATTATGTCGTTTCTGGTCGCGCCGGCCGCAGGCGTGGCAGCCGTGCTCGCGCCTTTCGGCCTAGCCGACCCCGCGATCGAACTCATGTCGAGTGCGCTCGATCTAATCGCCGCGATTGGCCAGACATTTGGCGTGCGCCCCGAAGCTGTGCGCGCGCTGCCGAAACCGCCGGACCTGGCGTTCCTTCTTTGTGTTCTAGCGTTATTGTGGGCCAGCCTGTGGCGAGGGTGGGTGCGTTGCGGCGCGCTTGTATTCCTGGCCGCAAGCGTGGTCACGTATGCCCGCACGCCGCTACCCATCGCCGCCTTCGACGGCGATCTCCGTGCTGTGTTCGCACAAACTGAAACAGGCGCGTGGACGTTGTTGCAACGGCCCGGCCGTAGCACTTACGTTCGCGACCGCCTCGGCGGCATGCTCGGCCTGTCGCCTGCCCAACTCGAGCGCATCGCTTCGCCGGAGGCGTGCGGTGAAACGTTATGCACGTTGCGAGAGGGAGAGTTCGCGCTCGTCCGGTCACTTGAGGTGGTCGCAGCGCATTGCGCCCCCGGTGCGGTGCTCATCACGACGTTCAACGTATCCGCCCCGTCGACCTGTCCCGATGCGCTTGTCATCGATCCCGCCAACCGTGCTCAGCTCGGCGGCGGCCTAATCTACGCAGAAGCCGACGGCTTCCGCATCGAGCGGGCTTGGCCCGTTCACATCAGCCGAGCCTGGACACCGGCCCAACGCAGCGATGACGGTCAGGAATAA